The DNA window TGGAAGGAGCCATTCCTCAAAGTCTTGGAATGGCACTTACGGAATTCATGCCTTTTGATGACAAGGGTCGCATGTTGAATCTGGATTTTAACAGTTATCATATCTACACCGCTAAGGATATGCCTGAAATGGTGATTCGTTTTGCTGATTCACATGAACCGACTGGACCTTATGGTGCCAAAGCGGTGGCAGAAATTCCCACCAGTGCCCCGGCACCTGCTGTAACCAATGCAATCTATAATGCAGTGGGAGTGCGCATTAAGCATCTACCCGTAAAACCTGAGGAAGTATTAGCAAAATTGCATTCTGGAGCATGAAAGAATGAATGAGCTGCCAAACCGCTGTGGCTGGGTGCCGCTGAACAAACCGACCTATCTGAAATATCATGATGAAGAATGGGGCGTTCCTGTTCATGATGATATCAAAATGTTTGAGTTTCTCGTGCTGGAATCATTCCAGGCTGGATTGAGTTGGGAAATTATCCTCAATAAGCGTGAAAATTTCCGGAAGGATTTTGCTCAGTTTGATTATAATAAAGTAGCCCTTTTCGATGAAGAAAAGGTCCAGGAATTATTGTTGGACAAAGGTATCGTTCGTAACCAACTCAAGATTCGGGCGGCCATCAATAATGCTCAAAGATACCTTGAGGTCATTGAAGAGTTCGGTAGTTTCTGTAACTATTTCTGGAATTATACAAACGGAAAGCCTCTTTCAAATAAGTGTAAGACTTTAGACGAAATCCCTGCGAGCACACCCCTATCAGACAGGATTGCCAAAGACCTAAAAAAGCGGGGCTTCAAGTTTCTTGGAACCATTGTCATGTATGCCCACATGCAGGCAGTCGGTATGGTAAATGACCATCTGGTTGATTGTTTTAGATATACAGAGGTTATACCATATTCCGTTTCATTTGCGCGTTCCAAGTAATTCTGTCAGTGTGTCCTCATTTGTCTTTGCGAGGACTGTAAGGACTGCTTGCCACGGCGTATGGAAGACATAGAGGGGTGGCAATCCATCTGCGCATCTGCTACAATGGATAAATCTCCAAGTTTGGTGGCAATTTTGAGATCGCCGCCTGCCTGCGCCTGTTCGTCACCTGGCGTGACCCCGCTGGATTCAACGGGGCCCAAGGAAGCCAGGATTTGCGGAGATCTAGTTACTAATAGAGATCTATCTTCTTTAGCAAAAAGACGGCAATTTTATAAGATGCGACGATCACGACAATCCATGAGATCAGGAGAATACTGTTCATATTAATACGCTTTCTCTTTTAGATCATCCAGGGATAGTTTTCTAAGGTCCATCGCTCTCCATACATAGGCAACATAAGCAATCACAAATGGAATTAGAAAGGCGACATAAGTCATAACGGTCAAGGTATAGTGTGTGGATGATGCATTGTAAATTGTCAGACTGGTTTGCGGGTGAGTCAGACTTGGATAAATACAGGAGTTGTTAAA is part of the Candidatus Neomarinimicrobiota bacterium genome and encodes:
- a CDS encoding DNA-3-methyladenine glycosylase I, with the protein product MNELPNRCGWVPLNKPTYLKYHDEEWGVPVHDDIKMFEFLVLESFQAGLSWEIILNKRENFRKDFAQFDYNKVALFDEEKVQELLLDKGIVRNQLKIRAAINNAQRYLEVIEEFGSFCNYFWNYTNGKPLSNKCKTLDEIPASTPLSDRIAKDLKKRGFKFLGTIVMYAHMQAVGMVNDHLVDCFRYTEVIPYSVSFARSK